One region of Plasmodium vivax chromosome 7, whole genome shotgun sequence genomic DNA includes:
- a CDS encoding pre-mRNA splicing factor protein, putative (encoded by transcript PVX_099545A) — MDSLDSFIKKKKEEIKEIKGNKRWFKQAELESKKKTEINKFYENEYKKKKTEEYERLKKLNDELDAKRRKHSVDVEHEETNTEITLTNRQIIILLRQLKEPIRLFGETDLERYNRLKELKINKNELKINVQNVFGDVLRGKLKENSLDLIEDNLEDDIDNANSKESAELNGPTAEKKSDEKGQGVDKEGVILDWIKSTMKEWNEEIENSDDGKKKIKKATYLQTHKDLKPLEKKLKQKSLEADVLDKIYNIVSRCQERNFKAAHDAYMLLAIGNAAWPMGVTMVGIHERAGRSKIFASEVAHILNDETTRKYIQMIKRLLSFCQRKYCTNPSEAVNLSTIHI; from the exons ATGGACTCACTTGACAGttttataaagaagaaaaaggaagaaataaaag AAATCAAGGGAAACAAGAGATGGTTCAAGCAGGCAGAGTTGGAgagtaagaaaaaaacagaaattaACAAGTTTTACGAAAATGAatataagaagaagaaaacggaGGAATATGAAAGGCTAAAG AAATTGAATGACGAACTGGACGCAAAACGCAGAAAACACAGCGTGGACGTAGAGCATGAAGAAACAAATacag aAATAACCTTAACGAACAGGCAGATAATCATTTTGCTGCGTCAGCTGAAGGAACCAATCCGGCTGTTTGGAGAAACTGACTTGGAAAG ATACAACCGACTGAaggagttaaaaataaacaaaaacgagttaaaaattaatgtgcaaaatgtatTTGGCGATGTCCTAAGGGGGAA attaaaagaaaattcgCTAGATTTAATTGAGGACAACCTGGAAGACGATATTGACAATGCCAACTCGAAGGAATCAGCAGAATTGAACGGACCCacggcagaaaaaaaaagtgatgaaAAGGGCCAGGGAGTGGACAAGGAGGGGGTTATACTCGACTGGATCAAAAGCACAATGAAGGAGTGGAACgaagaaattgaaaacaGCGATGAtggcaaaaagaaaataaagaaagcTACATACTTGCAGACGCACAAGGATTTGAAGCCGCtggagaagaagctgaagCAGAAGAG CCTGGAAGCAGACGTGCTGGACAAAATATACAACATCGTTTCGCGTTGCCAGGAGAGGAACTTCAAAGCGGCGCACGATGC GTATATGCTGCTCGCCATAGGAAACGCCGCCTGGCCCATGGGCGTCACGATGGTTGGGATTCACGAACGTGCGGGGCGATCCAAAATTTTCGCGTCGGAG GTTGCACACATCCTTAATGACGAAACGACGAGGAAATACATCCAAATGATTAAAAG gctACTATCCTTTTGCCAACGGAAATATTGCACCAACCCCTCGGAGGCTGTCAATTTGTCCACCATCCACATTTAA